In Estrella lausannensis, one DNA window encodes the following:
- the rpsO gene encoding 30S ribosomal protein S15 — protein sequence MSLDKGTKEEITKKFQLHEKDTGSADVQIAILTERIAELTEHLKRSPKDHASRLALLKLVGQRRRLLDYLNSTDTVRYQSLITKLKLRR from the coding sequence ATGTCTCTAGATAAAGGAACAAAAGAAGAGATCACAAAAAAGTTCCAGCTTCACGAAAAAGATACTGGATCTGCTGATGTGCAAATCGCCATTCTGACCGAACGCATCGCTGAATTGACAGAGCACCTGAAGCGCTCGCCAAAAGACCACGCGTCAAGGCTCGCACTTTTGAAGCTTGTCGGCCAGAGACGACGTCTTTTAGACTACCTCAACTCGACAGATACGGTGCGTTATCAGTCGCTGATTACCAAACTGAAGCTGCGTCGCTGA